One Nymphaea colorata isolate Beijing-Zhang1983 chromosome 12, ASM883128v2, whole genome shotgun sequence genomic window, aattcgatTACTAATCAGACAAGCCACCGGACGCCCGGCTTGATATCACTGCGTTATAATGCTGAGGAGGAGCGGCGGATCCCATGAAACTGAAGCACTTCAGTTTAACGTTTGAGTTGACACCAGTACCAGAGACACGAAAgctaatgaaaaggaaaaaacttgcACTCAGCAACGCTCTTTCATGATCATGAGTGAACAAAAAAGGCCGactaaataaaaaaagacatATTCATGAAAGAACGATGTCTACCACGAGAAGCTCAGCACACATCTATCTAAGGACTTGACCTGACTACCAGCATGCAAATCACAGACGATCACAACTTTGAAGAAGTTAGAAAGGAAATGACTCAGGGAAGTGGAGTGATGTAAAAGAAACCAAGGAATTGCAAAGTGGCATCAGGCAAGCTCAGGCACAGGTGTAGTCGGCAGAGGGAACCCTGCCACAGGCATTGAGGAGCAAGCTGAGGGTGACTGGGACGTTGAGGTTGATGCCGAGAATGTTGGCCTTGATGACAGTGCAGAGGCAGGCCGCTGCGTCGACGTCGGCCAGGCCCTGAAGGAGGGTGCAGCACTGGCTGCTGCCTGGGCCGACCACCACGTCTACCAAGCCGCTAAGCACGTTAGCACAGGCGCCCAACTTGAGAGTGTCCACGGGGCACTTGCCAGATGAAGTTgggggggaggaggaaggagaggtTGGTGCAGAGGGAGTGGGCTTGATCGTTGGCT contains:
- the LOC126410603 gene encoding lipid transfer protein EARLI 1-like, which translates into the protein MASASVILAALFLSLNLLLFSCDASAAACGPAATPKPRHKPKPTPSPSAPPPSATKPTHKPKPTPSPSAPPPPATKPTTKPKPTPSAPPPPATKPTIKPTPSAPTSPSSSPPTSSGKCPVDTLKLGACANVLSGLVDVVVGPGSSQCCTLLQGLADVDAAACLCTVIKANILGINLNVPVTLSLLLNACGRVPSADYTCA